Within Deltaproteobacteria bacterium, the genomic segment TCATGTGAACTCACAGAGACAGGCATTCTGATCGACTTCAGGATATTAAAAGAATGGACCAATGAGATACTGAAAGAACTTGACCATAAATATCTAAATGAAATTAATGACTTTAAAAATCTTAATCCATCATCGGAAAACATCGCCAGATTTATTTACGACAGGATCTCGGAAAATGCAAAAAATCACCATGTCGATGTGTCCCGAGTCACCGTCTGGGAGTCGGAGGACGCAAAGGTCTCTTATAGCGGGAAAACGTAATGATCGATATTCAAAACCAGAAAGATAACAGAAATATAGATATTCAAAAAGTCGGCGTTAAGGGAATAAAATACCCTATTGTCGTTCTTGACCGCGCCAACGGTACCCAGCGCATATAGAGATTGAATTCCCTTACTTTGTTGAAAAAACCGCCCCTGTATCGGGATCAAAGAGCCTCATGGACTACATGTGCTCATTCAGTGGACAAAACAATGGTAACAAAACAGATTTTCTTGTCGGCGTTGTTGTGCCGGTCACTACGGTGTGCCCCTGTTCAAAGGAAATCAGCAAT encodes:
- the queD gene encoding 6-carboxytetrahydropterin synthase QueD, which translates into the protein MYEVTIKQSFSAAHTLKEIGGTCEKLHGHTFIVEVSVSSCELTETGILIDFRILKEWTNEILKELDHKYLNEINDFKNLNPSSENIARFIYDRISENAKNHHVDVSRVTVWESEDAKVSYSGKT